From Brevibacillus marinus, a single genomic window includes:
- a CDS encoding tripartite tricarboxylate transporter permease — MDVLIVSILFALLGAIIFTLIGLVSGTDETAIMVPLTLLVILLGAPPEAVLSFFMAAVLSKHLTHAIPTALMGIPGDTLAVPLIDHASTLRRLGVPHVALRKMLAGGVIGAMIALPTAVLFGQFLGQFADFFKSASGLIFTLAAVLIAYFSKGKWVSVLMILPFAFFIASIDLFSFNLVEKHLSISFFLGIAIGPMFSDILVSLSASARKSLLRASAKEYHLAPEVKGWKGFFPNPFAVLTGRQARQTAAASFVSSLTFAFSPVGMTSLMGEIVGSRNKGVYKKATSSLAAMNGVTESTYIAEAIIPLLAFGIPLSPVALGPASPLFNAPPVFTSDPVNNLHNMLTPGEFFLYGLLGLAIASLIAYPFAMNYARAATVFVMKHISQEAIVGMFIGLACLLAFYEAGLVGVMLTCTMAAVGGLLNRVLGVSSGVQFMVFYGSGFMMSQLLGA; from the coding sequence ATGGACGTATTGATCGTTTCCATTTTATTTGCCCTGTTGGGGGCCATCATCTTCACATTGATCGGATTGGTTTCGGGCACGGATGAAACCGCTATCATGGTGCCGCTTACTTTGCTGGTCATTCTGCTCGGCGCTCCTCCGGAAGCGGTTCTTTCCTTCTTCATGGCAGCCGTTTTGTCCAAGCACCTGACGCATGCGATACCGACCGCGCTGATGGGCATCCCGGGGGATACGCTGGCGGTTCCGCTGATCGATCACGCATCCACGCTGCGCAGATTGGGCGTGCCCCACGTGGCGCTGCGGAAGATGTTGGCAGGCGGCGTGATCGGGGCCATGATCGCGTTGCCGACGGCGGTCCTGTTCGGCCAGTTTCTCGGGCAGTTTGCCGACTTTTTCAAATCGGCTTCCGGATTGATCTTTACCTTGGCGGCAGTCTTGATCGCATACTTTTCCAAAGGGAAATGGGTCAGCGTGCTGATGATTCTGCCGTTTGCCTTCTTCATCGCCAGCATCGATTTGTTTAGTTTCAACCTGGTGGAAAAGCACCTCAGTATCAGCTTTTTCCTGGGCATCGCGATTGGTCCGATGTTTTCCGACATTCTCGTTTCGCTATCGGCCAGCGCACGCAAAAGCTTGCTGCGGGCGAGCGCAAAAGAGTACCATCTGGCTCCGGAAGTGAAGGGGTGGAAAGGATTTTTCCCCAACCCGTTTGCCGTCCTGACCGGCAGACAAGCGAGGCAAACCGCTGCGGCCTCATTTGTTTCGTCCCTGACCTTCGCGTTCAGTCCGGTGGGGATGACCTCGCTGATGGGAGAAATCGTCGGCTCGCGCAACAAAGGTGTCTACAAAAAAGCGACCTCCAGCCTCGCGGCCATGAATGGCGTGACCGAATCGACCTACATCGCCGAAGCGATCATCCCGCTGTTGGCCTTTGGAATTCCCTTGAGTCCGGTTGCCTTGGGGCCGGCTTCGCCGCTGTTTAACGCGCCGCCGGTGTTCACCAGCGATCCGGTCAACAACCTGCACAACATGCTGACACCGGGGGAATTTTTCCTGTATGGGCTGCTTGGCCTGGCGATCGCCTCTTTGATCGCCTATCCGTTCGCGATGAACTATGCGCGAGCGGCCACCGTCTTCGTCATGAAGCACATCAGCCAGGAGGCGATCGTGGGCATGTTCATCGGCCTCGCCTGCCTGCTCGCTTTTTACGAAGCGGGACTGGTAGGGGTGATGCTCACATGTACGATGGCTGCGGTGGGCGGACTGCTGAACCGGGTGTTGGGCGTCAGTTCCGGCGTTCAATTCATGGTTTTCTACGGTTCTGGCTTTATGATGTCGCAACTGCTGGGCGCGTGA
- a CDS encoding hydroxymethylglutaryl-CoA reductase, degradative, whose product MMVTSRVPGFYKLSPEKRLELVASAAQLNDEEKQVLTGEQRFPLRIADAMIENVVGIMPIPLGIATNFKINGIDRLIPMATEEPSVVAAASNAARMSYELGGFFTSLSGSIMRGQIQVVELPDPYGAMARLYENKQAILDRCNAKDPTLVSLGGGAVDVEVHVMEQAKRPMLVLHLLVDTRDAMGANAVNTMAEAVAPFIEELTAGRVVLRIISNLADRRLVRARAVFSREQLGGDKIVENILLAYELAECDPYRAATHNKGIMNGISAVVLATGNDTRAVEAGAHAYAAKSGRYRSLTRWERNREGNLVGTIELPMAVGIVGGATKSHPTARLALKLMNIQSAAELAGSIAAVGLAQNLAALRALADEGIQKGHMALHARNLAIMAGANEEQIELVVQQAIREGDVRYDRIRELTQEWQRRHADGKGNRAQG is encoded by the coding sequence ATGATGGTTACGAGCCGGGTACCAGGGTTTTACAAGCTATCTCCGGAAAAGCGGCTGGAGCTGGTTGCAAGCGCAGCGCAGCTGAACGATGAAGAAAAACAGGTGTTGACAGGTGAACAGCGTTTTCCTTTGCGCATCGCCGATGCGATGATTGAAAACGTGGTCGGGATTATGCCGATTCCCCTGGGCATCGCGACCAATTTCAAGATTAACGGGATCGATCGCTTGATTCCGATGGCCACCGAGGAACCGTCCGTGGTGGCGGCGGCCAGCAACGCGGCGAGAATGTCCTATGAGTTGGGCGGCTTTTTCACATCGCTGAGCGGCTCGATCATGCGGGGGCAGATTCAGGTGGTGGAGCTGCCCGATCCGTATGGCGCGATGGCCCGCCTCTACGAAAACAAGCAGGCCATCCTGGATCGCTGCAACGCCAAAGATCCCACGCTCGTTTCGCTGGGTGGCGGGGCGGTGGACGTTGAAGTGCATGTCATGGAACAGGCAAAACGGCCGATGCTCGTGCTGCACCTCCTCGTCGACACCCGTGATGCGATGGGCGCAAATGCGGTAAACACGATGGCGGAAGCAGTCGCACCTTTTATTGAGGAGCTAACCGCGGGACGTGTGGTTCTGCGGATCATCTCCAACTTGGCCGACCGCCGGCTGGTGCGGGCCAGAGCGGTCTTTTCCCGGGAACAGTTGGGCGGCGACAAAATCGTGGAAAACATCCTCCTCGCCTACGAACTTGCCGAATGCGATCCCTACCGGGCGGCCACCCACAACAAAGGCATCATGAACGGTATTTCCGCGGTTGTGCTGGCGACGGGAAATGATACACGGGCCGTGGAAGCGGGAGCCCATGCCTATGCGGCGAAATCCGGCCGCTATCGCTCGCTTACTCGCTGGGAGCGGAATCGGGAAGGGAACTTGGTAGGGACCATCGAGCTGCCGATGGCCGTGGGCATTGTCGGCGGCGCAACCAAATCGCATCCCACCGCGCGCCTGGCGCTGAAGCTGATGAACATCCAAAGCGCCGCAGAATTGGCCGGCAGCATAGCGGCAGTGGGCTTGGCGCAAAATCTGGCCGCCCTCCGCGCGCTGGCGGATGAGGGGATTCAAAAAGGACATATGGCGCTGCATGCGCGCAATCTGGCGATTATGGCGGGGGCGAACGAAGAGCAGATTGAGCTGGTTGTGCAGCAAGCGATTCGGGAGGGGGATGTCCGCTATGACCGGATTCGCGAACTGACGCAGGAATGGCAAAGGAGGCATGCCGATGGAAAGGGAAACCGTGCTCAAGGGTAA
- a CDS encoding helix-turn-helix domain-containing protein encodes MSCLANRYNHFEEKRKKELFVIELSEIGKRIRKARLSRGLTQQELAERCGVTKSLLSKIENGQTASAVATLSKIAENLQTPLAWFLEENHDEHLVISTHKQRTSKIGSKEMGYLYETLANRSRFSKIEPVLVTVPPDMTVTEPFTHPEEEFIYIVSGSIMLYFDGERHLLEEGDTAYFTGSKPHIFLPHGDHEAKVLCVFIQPSST; translated from the coding sequence ATGAGTTGCTTAGCCAATCGCTATAATCATTTTGAAGAAAAACGGAAAAAGGAGTTGTTTGTCATCGAACTGTCGGAAATTGGCAAACGGATCAGGAAAGCGAGGCTAAGCAGAGGGCTCACGCAGCAAGAATTGGCGGAACGATGCGGCGTTACCAAGAGTCTGCTGTCGAAAATTGAGAATGGGCAAACCGCCTCTGCTGTGGCAACCTTGTCGAAAATAGCGGAGAATTTGCAAACCCCTTTGGCTTGGTTCCTTGAAGAAAACCACGATGAACACTTGGTCATTTCCACCCACAAACAGCGCACCTCGAAAATCGGCAGCAAGGAAATGGGGTATTTGTACGAGACGCTGGCGAATCGCTCGCGGTTCAGCAAAATTGAACCGGTATTGGTCACCGTTCCTCCGGATATGACCGTGACGGAACCATTCACCCATCCCGAAGAGGAGTTTATCTACATCGTCAGCGGAAGCATTATGTTGTATTTTGATGGGGAGCGGCATCTGCTGGAGGAAGGCGATACCGCCTATTTTACGGGGAGTAAGCCGCATATTTTCCTGCCCCATGGCGACCATGAGGCAAAAGTGCTGTGTGTATTTATTCAGCCTTCCAGTACGTAA
- a CDS encoding IclR family transcriptional regulator: MSDKLSKIGSVEKALQILECFTRKDPFLTLDEIANRTGFSRTTTFRMICSLEKFGYIKRKPTAGELQFSLGWAFLEKAQLVNEQIDIKEMAKEEMLQLRNQTGLSIQLAVRDGLDAVYIEQFESLKPFRLYPEIGRRAPLYSAACPRVLLAFLPDREREDLLQKFTYNSFTSHTLTSPERIRAELVKIRENGYAISKGELHEGTIAIAAPIFNFSQRVVASLSIIGLESDFTDMKMDELIGLLKSKADAISQKLRGN; the protein is encoded by the coding sequence TTGAGCGATAAATTAAGTAAAATCGGAAGTGTGGAGAAGGCCCTGCAAATTTTGGAGTGTTTTACACGCAAAGATCCCTTTTTGACCCTGGATGAAATCGCCAATCGGACCGGGTTTTCTCGCACTACAACCTTTCGCATGATTTGTTCCCTGGAAAAGTTCGGTTACATCAAAAGAAAACCAACTGCCGGAGAACTGCAGTTCTCATTGGGATGGGCTTTTCTAGAAAAAGCACAATTGGTAAACGAACAAATCGACATCAAAGAAATGGCCAAAGAAGAGATGCTGCAGTTGCGGAATCAAACGGGGTTATCCATCCAACTTGCCGTGCGGGACGGGTTAGATGCCGTTTACATCGAACAGTTCGAATCATTAAAACCCTTTCGCCTTTATCCGGAAATCGGGCGAAGGGCACCGCTGTATTCTGCCGCTTGCCCGAGAGTATTGCTTGCCTTTTTACCCGATCGCGAAAGAGAGGACTTATTGCAGAAGTTTACCTATAATTCATTTACCTCCCATACATTAACTTCTCCTGAACGGATCAGAGCGGAACTCGTCAAAATCAGAGAGAATGGATATGCCATTAGCAAGGGAGAACTGCATGAAGGGACGATCGCCATAGCGGCGCCGATTTTCAATTTTTCGCAACGTGTAGTGGCATCGTTGAGTATTATTGGATTGGAAAGCGACTTTACCGATATGAAAATGGACGAGCTGATTGGCCTGCTGAAATCGAAAGCGGATGCCATCTCTCAAAAACTTCGCGGGAATTGA
- a CDS encoding APC family permease → MQEQKLSRSLSFIDLYSLGIAALIGTGIFVLTGVAAKPAGPGLFLSFIIAGAIATFTSLSYAELSSIYPKAGASYEYCKQAFSSIGKGLGEFVSSVLGWTLMTQYVAVGAAVWLGFGLYAQYFIPGLSQTMWGVLLGIFTVGLLYLGIPFSKGVINLLVIVKVLALLLFIVLGLAHPQLPIPLRQEPFLPEGFAGLMAAAAIIAFGQIHIDAISTVAEEAKFPSRDVPRATLWAILTVTTLYALVGWVSVTLVSTDVLPTLKAPLASALEVVTSGWASGFVAVAGIAATVTSGLGCMIGGPRVGLAMARDGFLWKAFGQIHPKFQSPANSTLLLGIIAILLTMVGDLKLVASAGVFTALVVFIGVNLSVIILRFTRKDMERPFKIPFGITIPALGIIGTLAEMYYLESSAIFWGSIWILSGVVVYLIFGRKNVAKTSAA, encoded by the coding sequence GTGCAGGAACAAAAATTGTCACGCAGTCTTTCATTCATAGATTTGTACTCACTCGGAATAGCCGCATTGATCGGTACCGGTATTTTCGTGTTAACCGGTGTGGCCGCCAAGCCGGCTGGCCCGGGATTGTTCTTGAGCTTTATCATAGCGGGAGCAATCGCAACATTTACCTCATTGTCCTACGCCGAGCTGTCATCCATTTACCCCAAAGCGGGGGCCAGCTATGAATATTGCAAACAAGCTTTTTCATCGATCGGAAAAGGGTTGGGGGAATTCGTCAGCTCCGTACTCGGCTGGACCTTGATGACTCAATATGTGGCAGTTGGTGCAGCGGTTTGGCTCGGTTTTGGTCTTTACGCCCAATATTTCATTCCCGGCTTGTCCCAAACAATGTGGGGAGTACTCCTCGGGATCTTTACCGTTGGTCTTCTGTACCTAGGAATACCTTTTTCCAAAGGCGTGATCAATCTTCTGGTCATCGTAAAAGTGTTGGCCTTGCTGCTCTTCATTGTGCTTGGTCTGGCTCATCCCCAGCTGCCGATCCCGCTGCGGCAGGAGCCCTTTCTTCCGGAAGGATTCGCTGGCTTGATGGCGGCGGCAGCGATTATCGCTTTTGGACAAATACATATTGACGCCATCAGTACCGTCGCGGAAGAAGCGAAATTTCCTTCCCGAGACGTGCCCCGTGCTACACTATGGGCAATCCTTACCGTTACGACGCTTTATGCCTTGGTTGGCTGGGTTTCGGTAACGTTGGTTTCCACAGACGTGCTGCCCACCTTAAAGGCTCCTTTGGCTTCTGCATTAGAGGTCGTTACGTCCGGATGGGCATCCGGTTTCGTCGCCGTTGCCGGGATCGCCGCCACTGTTACATCGGGTCTGGGCTGCATGATTGGCGGTCCGCGCGTCGGATTGGCCATGGCTCGGGATGGATTCTTATGGAAGGCGTTCGGACAGATTCACCCCAAATTCCAATCACCGGCGAATTCAACCTTGCTCTTAGGGATTATCGCGATCCTGCTGACCATGGTCGGAGATCTCAAATTGGTTGCATCAGCCGGTGTATTTACCGCGCTAGTCGTATTCATCGGGGTAAACCTGTCTGTCATCATTCTGCGATTCACCAGAAAAGATATGGAAAGGCCTTTCAAAATACCATTTGGCATCACGATTCCTGCACTGGGGATCATCGGCACGCTGGCGGAAATGTACTATTTGGAAAGCAGTGCCATCTTTTGGGGTAGCATTTGGATTTTAAGCGGTGTGGTTGTCTATCTCATCTTTGGTAGGAAGAATGTCGCAAAAACTTCCGCGGCATGA
- a CDS encoding creatininase family protein: MKRVWLQENKWEDVEAYLQVKKTVIVPFGSVEQHAKHLPMGTDSFVAIRIAEDAGKKTNTLVVPPTWFGLAPHHMAFPGTITFRAETLTNVMLDICQSLIYHGFEKIIVINGHREANLPPLKTAAVKIRNKTGAFVAVVDPFYIADSITRKIKRSEPGGAGHADELETSHMLYLFPDLCEMEKAVKNIHQKHPLLKHDPFVPGDTVFVPSDVATYRESSMHIGVVGDPTVSTKENGEIYHKALLETLVDFIQYCEKHVKVTLRNQELPL; the protein is encoded by the coding sequence ATGAAAAGAGTATGGCTACAAGAGAATAAATGGGAGGATGTCGAGGCGTATTTGCAAGTTAAAAAGACGGTTATTGTCCCGTTCGGTAGTGTGGAACAGCATGCGAAACACCTGCCGATGGGAACGGATTCGTTTGTTGCGATACGAATAGCCGAAGATGCTGGAAAAAAGACGAACACGCTTGTCGTCCCCCCCACCTGGTTCGGTTTGGCTCCCCACCACATGGCATTTCCCGGCACGATTACGTTTCGGGCGGAGACGCTTACCAACGTGATGCTTGATATTTGCCAAAGTTTAATTTATCACGGCTTTGAAAAGATTATTGTGATAAACGGACACCGGGAAGCCAATCTTCCGCCACTCAAAACTGCTGCCGTCAAAATACGAAACAAAACGGGAGCTTTTGTCGCTGTTGTTGATCCTTTCTATATCGCCGACAGCATTACCAGGAAGATAAAACGTTCGGAGCCAGGAGGAGCCGGACACGCCGATGAACTGGAAACATCGCATATGCTTTATTTGTTCCCAGATTTGTGTGAGATGGAGAAGGCGGTAAAAAATATTCACCAAAAGCATCCATTGTTAAAACACGATCCGTTTGTTCCGGGGGATACGGTCTTTGTCCCAAGCGATGTCGCCACTTACAGGGAAAGCTCCATGCACATCGGAGTGGTGGGTGATCCAACTGTGTCCACCAAAGAAAACGGAGAAATTTATCACAAAGCATTGCTTGAAACGTTGGTGGATTTTATCCAGTACTGTGAGAAACACGTAAAGGTAACACTGCGCAATCAGGAATTACCGCTATAA
- a CDS encoding tripartite tricarboxylate transporter permease, giving the protein MSTLQYLLDGFAVAFQWHNLLFAFFGVLIGTAVGVLPGIGPMSGVALLIPVTATLTNGLEPSAAATSAIILLAGVYYGAMYGGSTTSILLNTPGESSSVVTALDGYQLAKQGKAGSALSIAAIGSFAAGIFSLIGLTLLAQPLSNVALSFGPADYFSLMLLGLCAVSGLAGKSLTKALIMTVLGLFLGTIGIDVVSGVARFTFDLPILYSGIEFLTVAVGLFALGEVFKTILENDSTDAPIAKIGRILPSKQELKQSAGPIARGSLLGFFIGVLPGAGATLASFFSYITEKKLSKHPEKFGQGAIEGVAAPESANNAASGGAMIPLLTLGIPGSGTTAILLGAFIMYNIQPGPLLFSDHPDVAWGVIASMFIGNVMLLILNLPLVKVFAKIISVPVKYLLPIIVAISFFGVYAVSFSTFDLFLLLGCGVLGYLFAKHDYPVAPLVLSLVLGPMIENNMRRALTISNGDFTVFLTEPLSLIFLIIAALWMLIPVILKKRGKKVIVNEEG; this is encoded by the coding sequence GTGAGTACGCTGCAATATTTGCTGGATGGTTTTGCGGTCGCGTTCCAGTGGCATAATCTGCTGTTTGCCTTTTTCGGCGTCTTGATCGGTACGGCGGTCGGCGTGCTGCCGGGAATCGGGCCGATGAGCGGGGTTGCGCTGCTGATCCCCGTTACGGCGACATTGACGAACGGCCTGGAGCCGAGCGCGGCGGCGACGAGCGCGATTATCTTGTTGGCCGGGGTCTATTATGGCGCCATGTACGGAGGATCGACGACCTCGATTTTGCTGAATACCCCGGGCGAATCTTCCTCAGTCGTCACTGCCTTGGACGGTTATCAGCTAGCCAAGCAGGGAAAGGCAGGTTCAGCGCTTTCCATTGCCGCAATCGGTTCGTTCGCAGCTGGGATTTTCTCGCTGATCGGCCTGACTCTGCTGGCGCAGCCGCTGTCCAACGTCGCCCTTTCCTTCGGGCCGGCCGACTATTTTTCGCTGATGCTGCTCGGTCTGTGCGCCGTCAGCGGCCTCGCCGGCAAGTCGCTGACGAAAGCGCTGATCATGACCGTGCTCGGCTTGTTTCTGGGAACCATCGGCATCGATGTGGTGTCCGGCGTGGCGCGGTTTACGTTTGACCTGCCGATCCTGTATTCGGGGATTGAATTTCTGACGGTTGCTGTGGGGTTATTTGCATTGGGCGAGGTGTTTAAAACGATCCTCGAGAATGATTCGACGGATGCTCCCATCGCGAAAATCGGACGTATTTTGCCGTCAAAACAAGAACTCAAGCAGAGTGCCGGTCCGATCGCCAGGGGTTCGCTGCTCGGCTTTTTTATCGGTGTTTTGCCGGGGGCGGGAGCGACGCTCGCATCGTTCTTTTCCTACATCACGGAGAAAAAACTGAGCAAACATCCGGAGAAATTCGGACAGGGCGCGATTGAGGGGGTAGCAGCTCCCGAGTCGGCCAACAATGCGGCTTCCGGCGGAGCGATGATCCCGCTGCTGACGCTCGGGATTCCCGGGTCCGGGACGACGGCGATCCTGTTGGGCGCGTTTATCATGTACAACATTCAACCGGGTCCGCTGCTGTTCTCCGATCACCCCGACGTCGCCTGGGGCGTTATCGCCAGCATGTTTATCGGCAACGTGATGCTGCTGATTCTCAACTTGCCGTTGGTGAAAGTGTTTGCGAAAATTATTTCCGTGCCCGTCAAGTATTTGCTGCCGATCATCGTCGCCATTTCCTTTTTCGGCGTGTATGCGGTATCGTTCTCGACATTTGATTTGTTCCTCCTGCTCGGCTGTGGCGTTCTCGGCTATTTGTTTGCCAAACACGATTACCCTGTCGCGCCGCTTGTCCTTTCGCTGGTGCTGGGGCCGATGATCGAAAACAACATGCGCAGAGCGCTGACGATCTCCAATGGCGATTTCACGGTTTTCCTGACGGAGCCGTTATCCCTGATCTTTTTGATCATCGCCGCCCTGTGGATGCTGATCCCGGTGATCCTGAAGAAGAGAGGAAAAAAAGTGATCGTGAACGAAGAAGGGTAA
- a CDS encoding tripartite tricarboxylate transporter TctB family protein yields MSKTFDRYASVILFIVGIGIIMESMKISESAYGSNVGPNIFPMGLGIILVLLCIRLFYETFRYPSGEQTKQALDVKRFLLILGAAVLYAWLLETVGYVITTFLFLLFAFQVMQRGEWWKSVLIAAVFSYGIYYLFVEVMDGTLPGFPVWFQ; encoded by the coding sequence ATGAGCAAGACATTTGATCGGTACGCCAGTGTGATCCTGTTCATCGTGGGGATCGGCATCATCATGGAAAGCATGAAGATTTCCGAGTCCGCCTACGGCAGCAATGTCGGTCCGAACATTTTTCCCATGGGGTTGGGAATCATTCTGGTCCTTCTGTGCATTCGTCTGTTTTATGAGACCTTCCGCTATCCGAGCGGGGAACAAACCAAGCAGGCCTTGGATGTCAAGCGTTTTCTGCTCATTCTGGGAGCGGCGGTGCTGTATGCCTGGCTGCTGGAGACAGTCGGATATGTCATCACCACGTTTTTGTTCCTGTTGTTTGCCTTTCAAGTGATGCAGCGCGGCGAGTGGTGGAAATCCGTGCTGATTGCCGCAGTTTTTTCATACGGCATCTACTACTTGTTCGTGGAAGTAATGGACGGAACGCTGCCGGGCTTTCCGGTCTGGTTTCAATGA
- a CDS encoding Bug family tripartite tricarboxylate transporter substrate binding protein has product MKKHAKKKLLSYMGISLALALSLTACGTSGSNGGNGSNESAANDYPSKTITITAPSGAGGGLDTTARALSKMLNETGLVTQPITVENKPGGGQAVGLAEFVGYNQKDPYRLYLPSTPLIINNLKKEGNSPYSFRDLTPIAQLTTEYGAIVVRSDSKYQDLQSLFADMKAHPENFSLAGGSAPGSQDHLVAMLPAVKAGLDPAKIKFVSYDGGGEAMTALLGGSVDVLATDISGTTEYVKAGKVRVLGVSAPERLGGQFADIPTYKEQGIDAEFTIWRGLFGTKEMPDYALAFWQEKLKALSESEEWKRTLEANGWQNGFKTGEEFSKFLEEQEKLIQEILTSLGMAK; this is encoded by the coding sequence ATGAAGAAACATGCGAAGAAGAAACTACTGTCGTACATGGGCATCAGCCTGGCGCTCGCCCTGAGCCTGACGGCGTGCGGAACCAGCGGTAGCAATGGCGGCAACGGTTCCAATGAAAGCGCCGCCAACGATTATCCGAGCAAAACGATCACGATCACCGCTCCCTCGGGGGCCGGAGGCGGCCTGGACACGACTGCCCGCGCACTCTCCAAGATGCTGAACGAAACGGGACTGGTGACACAACCGATTACTGTGGAAAACAAACCGGGCGGCGGTCAGGCGGTCGGTTTGGCGGAATTTGTCGGATACAATCAGAAAGATCCGTATCGTTTGTACTTGCCTTCCACTCCGCTTATCATCAATAATTTAAAGAAAGAGGGCAACAGTCCGTACTCCTTCCGGGATCTCACACCGATTGCCCAGTTGACGACAGAATACGGCGCCATTGTCGTACGGTCTGATTCAAAATACCAGGACTTGCAGAGCCTCTTTGCCGATATGAAAGCACACCCGGAAAACTTCTCGCTCGCCGGCGGTTCCGCCCCCGGATCGCAGGATCATCTCGTCGCGATGCTGCCCGCGGTAAAAGCAGGCCTGGATCCCGCGAAAATCAAATTCGTTTCCTATGACGGCGGCGGCGAAGCGATGACTGCGCTGCTCGGCGGAAGCGTTGACGTTCTGGCGACGGACATCTCCGGCACCACGGAATACGTGAAAGCGGGCAAAGTCAGAGTTTTGGGCGTCTCCGCGCCGGAAAGGCTGGGCGGCCAATTTGCGGACATTCCCACCTACAAGGAGCAGGGGATCGACGCCGAATTCACGATCTGGCGCGGCCTGTTCGGAACGAAAGAAATGCCGGATTACGCGCTCGCTTTCTGGCAGGAAAAACTGAAGGCACTGTCCGAATCGGAAGAGTGGAAGCGGACGCTGGAAGCGAACGGTTGGCAGAACGGGTTCAAAACCGGCGAAGAGTTCAGCAAATTCCTGGAGGAGCAGGAAAAATTGATTCAAGAAATTCTCACGTCATTAGGCATGGCGAAGTAA
- a CDS encoding class I SAM-dependent methyltransferase, with the protein MAENIKDKVKEQFSKNAEKYVTSVSHATGSDLAKLVEWLQPLPNWKVLDVATGGGHVAKTLSPHVEQIFSTDLTREMLAAARNHLSASCRNVFYVVADAEALPFLDEVFDVVTCRIAAHHFPHPDQFVREVSRVLKPGGKFVLIDNIAPEDKRLDQFINTLEKLRDQSHGRCYSLAEWRQWFADSGLEIRNSEVRKKTYDFPVWVRRTTESEEQVQSVVEHIRGADPAALDYFAVEQAEGEIRSLQIDEWMVLAEKAAN; encoded by the coding sequence TTGGCAGAAAATATCAAGGATAAGGTGAAAGAGCAGTTTTCCAAAAACGCCGAGAAGTATGTGACCAGTGTTTCGCACGCCACCGGCTCCGACCTGGCGAAGCTGGTCGAATGGCTGCAGCCTTTGCCGAACTGGAAGGTGCTGGACGTGGCGACAGGCGGCGGGCACGTCGCGAAGACGTTGTCCCCGCACGTGGAGCAAATCTTTTCGACTGACCTTACCCGGGAAATGCTCGCGGCTGCCCGCAACCACTTGTCCGCAAGCTGCCGCAACGTTTTTTACGTCGTGGCGGACGCGGAAGCGCTGCCGTTTCTGGACGAGGTGTTCGATGTGGTCACCTGCCGCATCGCCGCACATCATTTTCCGCATCCGGATCAATTTGTCCGGGAAGTCAGCCGGGTGCTGAAACCGGGCGGAAAGTTCGTGCTGATCGACAACATCGCGCCAGAGGACAAGCGGTTGGACCAGTTCATCAACACCTTGGAAAAACTTCGCGACCAGAGCCACGGGCGCTGCTATTCGCTCGCGGAATGGCGGCAGTGGTTCGCTGACAGCGGCCTGGAAATCCGCAACTCGGAAGTTCGCAAAAAAACGTACGACTTTCCGGTTTGGGTGCGCCGCACGACAGAGAGCGAAGAACAGGTGCAGTCTGTTGTCGAGCACATTCGCGGAGCGGATCCTGCCGCCCTGGACTACTTCGCGGTTGAACAAGCAGAGGGCGAGATTCGCTCGTTGCAAATCGACGAGTGGATGGTTCTCGCGGAGAAAGCCGCCAATTAA